In the genome of Shewanella glacialimarina, one region contains:
- the ybeY gene encoding rRNA maturation RNase YbeY, whose product MSKINLDLDLQIAVEADNLPTQAQFESWVRIAVGQTMPVVELTIRLVEVSESQYLNHTYRGKDKPTNVLSFPFEAPAEIDLPLLGDLIICVDVVQKEAQEQDKSLEAHWAHMVIHGCLHLLGYDHIIDEEAEEMESLETQLLEHLGFTDPYKEA is encoded by the coding sequence ATGAGTAAGATCAATTTAGACTTAGATCTGCAAATTGCGGTTGAAGCAGACAATTTGCCTACTCAAGCGCAGTTTGAATCATGGGTGCGCATCGCTGTGGGTCAAACAATGCCCGTAGTGGAACTGACTATTCGCCTTGTGGAAGTGAGTGAAAGTCAGTATTTAAATCATACTTACCGTGGCAAAGACAAACCAACTAACGTATTGTCTTTTCCATTTGAAGCACCTGCTGAAATTGATCTGCCACTATTGGGTGATTTAATCATCTGTGTTGATGTGGTACAAAAAGAAGCACAGGAGCAAGATAAATCCCTAGAAGCCCACTGGGCTCATATGGTGATACATGGCTGCTTGCATTTACTAGGTTATGACCATATTATCGATGAAGAAGCTGAGGAAATGGAATCTTTAGAGACCCAACTCCTTGAACATTTAGGTTTTACAGACCCCTATAAGGAAGCATAA
- a CDS encoding PhoH family protein has translation MSTKVTTMNLYLEPSDTRRLTSLCGPFDDNIKQLERRLGVEIIHKNNHFTIVGLPRNAFNANNILKQLYIETQTVKGSTPDLEPDRVHLAIQEAVALEADDGLNDSGISIKTKRGVIKPRTPNQSVYMHNITRHDISFGVGPAGTGKTYLAVAAAVDAYERQEVRRILLTRPAVEAGEKLGFLPGDLSQKVDPYLRPLYDALFEMMGFEKVEKLIERSVIEVAPLAYMRGRTLNDAFIILDESQNTTVEQMKMFLTRIGFNSRAVITGDITQSDLPRGQKSGLRHAIEVLSEVPEISFNFFMAQDVVRHPIVASIVEAYEAFEQKEQLEKAAKEKAYQEREQKRQLAAQESASEPK, from the coding sequence TTGTCGACTAAAGTGACTACCATGAACTTGTATCTGGAACCCTCAGATACACGCCGTTTAACTTCATTATGCGGCCCATTTGACGATAATATTAAACAGTTAGAACGCCGTTTAGGTGTTGAGATTATTCATAAAAATAATCACTTTACTATTGTAGGCCTACCGCGCAATGCCTTTAACGCTAATAATATTCTCAAGCAACTTTATATTGAAACTCAAACCGTAAAAGGTAGTACCCCTGACTTAGAGCCTGACAGAGTGCATTTGGCTATCCAAGAAGCGGTCGCACTAGAGGCCGATGATGGCCTGAATGATTCTGGTATTAGTATCAAAACTAAACGCGGTGTCATCAAGCCTCGTACCCCAAATCAAAGCGTATATATGCATAACATTACTCGCCATGATATTAGCTTTGGGGTTGGACCAGCCGGTACAGGTAAAACATATTTAGCAGTAGCCGCCGCTGTTGATGCCTATGAGCGTCAAGAAGTACGCCGTATTTTACTCACCCGCCCCGCGGTTGAAGCGGGCGAGAAACTGGGTTTTTTACCCGGTGACTTAAGTCAAAAAGTCGACCCTTATCTGCGCCCTCTTTACGATGCATTATTTGAAATGATGGGCTTTGAGAAAGTAGAAAAACTAATTGAGCGTAGCGTAATTGAAGTTGCACCTCTAGCCTACATGCGTGGTCGCACATTAAATGATGCCTTTATTATTTTGGATGAAAGCCAAAATACTACGGTAGAGCAAATGAAAATGTTCTTAACCCGTATTGGTTTTAATTCTCGTGCGGTGATCACTGGCGATATCACTCAATCAGATTTACCCCGAGGTCAAAAGTCTGGCCTACGTCATGCTATAGAAGTATTAAGTGAAGTGCCTGAAATCAGCTTTAACTTTTTTATGGCTCAAGATGTTGTTCGTCATCCGATTGTTGCCAGCATAGTTGAAGCCTATGAAGCATTCGAGCAAAAAGAGCAGCTTGAGAAAGCGGCTAAAGAAAAAGCTTATCAAGAGCGGGAACAAAAACGACAACTTGCAGCCCAAGAAAGTGCGAGCGAACCCAAATGA
- the corC gene encoding CNNM family magnesium/cobalt transport protein CorC (CorC(YbeX) belongs to the Cyclin M Mg2+ Exporter (CNNM) family, and was characterized as belonging to a set of three proteins, at least one of which must be present for CorA to function.) has product MSDDIPPSTNAYKKSWFDKFNQLFQGEPQNREDLVDVIDGAELRDLITEDTREMIKGVLEVSDLRVRDIMIPRSQIVTLQIDSTVDELLETVIASAHSRFPVVNEDKDHIEGILLAKDLLKYGFKNSDVPFTLSQVIRPAVVVPESKRVDVLLKEFRSQRYHMAIVVDEYGGVSGLVTIEDILEEIVGEIEDEFDHSSVEDTEVKKISNTVFIVKALTEIDDFNEACGTHFSDEEFDTVGGLVSHAFGHLPERNETIMIDNIEFKVTNADTRRLIQLRVKLPDSDRVNDDN; this is encoded by the coding sequence ATGAGTGACGATATCCCCCCGAGTACAAACGCCTATAAGAAAAGTTGGTTCGATAAATTTAACCAATTATTCCAGGGCGAGCCTCAAAATCGCGAAGACTTAGTAGACGTGATAGATGGCGCAGAGCTGCGCGACTTGATCACTGAAGACACCCGCGAAATGATTAAAGGTGTGTTAGAGGTCTCTGACCTACGCGTGCGAGACATTATGATCCCACGCTCACAAATTGTTACTCTGCAAATTGATTCTACGGTAGATGAGCTTCTTGAAACCGTTATTGCATCTGCTCACTCTCGTTTCCCTGTTGTAAATGAAGATAAAGACCATATTGAAGGTATCTTGTTAGCCAAAGATTTGCTTAAGTATGGTTTCAAAAATTCAGATGTGCCTTTCACATTGTCTCAAGTTATCCGCCCTGCCGTAGTGGTACCTGAAAGTAAGCGGGTAGATGTGTTACTTAAAGAGTTCCGCTCACAGCGCTACCATATGGCAATCGTTGTCGATGAATATGGCGGCGTATCAGGCCTTGTGACCATTGAAGATATTCTTGAAGAAATTGTTGGCGAAATTGAAGATGAATTCGATCACAGTTCAGTGGAAGACACTGAGGTGAAAAAAATCAGTAATACGGTATTCATTGTTAAAGCATTAACTGAAATTGATGACTTTAACGAAGCCTGTGGTACCCACTTCAGCGATGAAGAGTTTGACACCGTTGGCGGATTAGTTTCGCACGCTTTTGGTCACTTACCAGAGCGAAACGAAACCATTATGATTGATAATATTGAATTTAAAGTGACTAATGCTGACACACGTCGTTTGATCCAATTAAGGGTAAAACTGCCTGACTCTGACAGAGTTAACGACGATAACTAA
- the lnt gene encoding apolipoprotein N-acyltransferase: MFKKLLPQSQLSLISLISAFAAGASTSLSFAPYNVWPLMPLALAFALWQSQQLIGKHAFRYWLSFGFGTFAVGISWVHVSMATFGGLPLIVSLALMAILSLYLGLYPALAGYLLNKIIRPQSASSHYGVLAFKYLGLFPALWVLTEWLRGWVLTGFPWLWIGYSQTNGPLSELASIIGALGLSFVLAIIAGAVMLATQKRVLPVLTVLSVVIIAAIITPHINPITPSGKSVKVALVQGNIAQSMKWEPDALWPTMLKFMDLTRNHFDEKSSVDIVIWPEAAIPAPEAMVEDFLVNANQVANLNNTAIITGIISREEHDFYNSLIVLGNHHSKQQPSADYQINGDNEFRKHHLLPIGEFVPLAELLRPLAPFFNLPMSSFQRGDFIQPNLSAAGYKVAPAICYEIVFPEQVRANTQTDTDFILTVSNDAWFGTSNGPLQHMEIAQMRAIEMGKPLLRATNNGVTAVVDPYGKIVDILPQFETAVLINDVALYQGETWFKRIGQTPLLTLCCLFLLFALGLRYRGLTHQDSNDVTE; the protein is encoded by the coding sequence GTGTTTAAAAAATTATTACCTCAAAGCCAATTAAGTTTAATCTCCTTAATCAGTGCGTTTGCTGCTGGTGCAAGTACCTCTTTATCTTTTGCACCCTATAATGTTTGGCCACTTATGCCGTTGGCACTGGCTTTTGCATTATGGCAAAGTCAGCAGTTAATCGGCAAACATGCCTTTCGCTATTGGCTTAGCTTCGGTTTTGGTACCTTTGCCGTCGGGATCAGTTGGGTGCACGTCAGCATGGCCACGTTTGGTGGGCTGCCCTTAATAGTTTCATTAGCATTAATGGCTATTTTGTCGCTCTATCTTGGGCTTTATCCAGCATTAGCGGGTTACTTACTCAATAAAATTATTCGCCCACAGTCGGCATCTAGCCATTATGGTGTGCTGGCATTTAAATATTTAGGCTTGTTTCCAGCGTTATGGGTACTCACAGAGTGGCTTCGCGGCTGGGTATTAACCGGTTTTCCATGGCTATGGATTGGCTATAGTCAAACCAATGGGCCATTAAGTGAATTAGCCAGTATTATTGGGGCGCTTGGACTCAGTTTTGTGCTGGCGATAATCGCTGGCGCTGTCATGCTAGCAACACAAAAACGTGTATTACCTGTTCTAACAGTCTTATCTGTTGTGATTATTGCCGCAATCATCACGCCACATATTAACCCAATTACCCCAAGTGGAAAATCAGTCAAGGTAGCATTAGTACAGGGTAATATCGCCCAAAGCATGAAGTGGGAGCCGGATGCATTATGGCCAACCATGCTCAAATTTATGGATTTAACTCGCAATCATTTTGACGAAAAATCGAGTGTTGATATTGTGATTTGGCCTGAAGCCGCAATCCCCGCACCAGAAGCCATGGTTGAAGACTTCTTAGTTAATGCTAACCAAGTAGCTAACTTAAACAACACAGCCATTATTACCGGCATTATTAGTCGAGAAGAGCACGATTTTTATAACTCTTTAATCGTCTTAGGCAATCATCACAGCAAGCAACAACCTAGTGCTGACTATCAAATTAACGGTGATAATGAATTCAGAAAACATCATTTATTGCCTATAGGGGAGTTTGTCCCTTTGGCAGAATTATTAAGACCATTAGCCCCTTTTTTCAATCTGCCAATGAGCTCTTTTCAACGGGGTGATTTTATTCAACCAAACTTATCTGCGGCAGGATATAAAGTGGCTCCGGCAATTTGTTATGAAATTGTTTTTCCAGAACAGGTCAGAGCCAATACTCAAACCGATACTGACTTTATACTTACTGTGTCAAATGATGCTTGGTTTGGTACCTCAAATGGTCCATTGCAGCATATGGAAATTGCGCAAATGCGTGCAATTGAAATGGGTAAACCTTTACTCAGGGCAACCAATAATGGCGTCACTGCTGTGGTTGACCCTTATGGTAAAATAGTCGACATCCTGCCTCAATTTGAAACAGCTGTATTGATTAATGACGTTGCGCTTTATCAAGGTGAAACTTGGTTCAAACGTATTGGACAAACACCATTACTGACTCTTTGCTGCTTATTTTTATTATTCGCACTGGGGTTAAGATATCGAGGATTAACACATCAAGACAGCAATGATGTCACTGAATAG
- the ychF gene encoding redox-regulated ATPase YchF: protein MGFKCGIVGLPNVGKSTLFNALTQAGIEAANFPFCTIEPNTGVVPVPDERLDALAAIVKPQRILPTSMEFVDIAGLVAGASKGEGLGNKFLANIRETDAIGHVVRCFEDPNIVHVANKIDPAGDIEVINTELALADLDACERAIFRQAKRAKGGDGDAKFEVAVLEKMRPVLNEGQMLRSLALTKEELAAVAYLNFLTIKPTMYIANVADDGFENNPHLDVVRAIAATENAIVVPVCAAIESELAEMEADDRAEFMADLGLEESGLDRVIRAGYELLNLQTYFTAGVKEVRAWTVPVGATAPQAAGVIHTDFERGFIRAQVMAYDDFITYKGEAGAKDAGKLRVEGKTYVVKDGDVMHFLFNV, encoded by the coding sequence ATGGGTTTTAAATGCGGCATAGTGGGTTTGCCAAACGTCGGTAAGTCAACGCTGTTTAATGCACTAACACAAGCGGGTATTGAAGCGGCAAATTTTCCGTTTTGTACTATTGAGCCAAACACGGGCGTGGTACCGGTACCAGACGAACGTCTTGACGCGTTAGCTGCTATTGTTAAACCTCAACGTATTTTGCCTACTTCTATGGAGTTCGTCGATATCGCTGGCCTAGTTGCTGGTGCATCCAAAGGTGAAGGTTTAGGTAACAAGTTTTTAGCTAACATTCGTGAAACTGATGCAATTGGTCACGTAGTTCGTTGTTTTGAAGATCCGAACATTGTCCACGTAGCGAACAAAATTGACCCAGCTGGCGATATTGAAGTGATTAATACTGAGTTAGCTTTAGCAGACTTAGACGCATGTGAACGTGCTATTTTTCGTCAAGCCAAACGTGCTAAAGGCGGCGACGGTGATGCAAAATTTGAAGTAGCAGTGCTTGAAAAAATGCGTCCAGTGTTAAACGAAGGCCAAATGTTGCGTTCGTTGGCATTAACTAAAGAAGAGTTAGCAGCCGTTGCTTACCTTAACTTCTTAACCATTAAACCAACAATGTATATCGCTAACGTTGCTGACGATGGTTTTGAAAATAACCCGCATTTAGATGTCGTCCGTGCTATTGCAGCAACAGAGAATGCTATTGTTGTACCAGTATGTGCCGCTATTGAATCTGAATTAGCCGAAATGGAAGCTGATGACCGCGCAGAGTTTATGGCTGACCTTGGTTTAGAAGAGTCAGGTTTGGATCGCGTAATTCGTGCTGGTTACGAATTATTGAATCTACAAACCTACTTTACTGCGGGTGTAAAAGAAGTTCGTGCCTGGACAGTGCCTGTTGGGGCTACTGCACCACAAGCTGCTGGTGTCATTCACACCGATTTTGAACGTGGCTTTATTCGCGCGCAAGTTATGGCATATGATGACTTTATCACTTACAAAGGTGAAGCGGGCGCTAAAGATGCGGGTAAATTACGCGTAGAAGGTAAAACATACGTGGTTAAAGACGGCGATGTAATGCATTTCTTATTTAACGTGTAA
- a CDS encoding YkgJ family cysteine cluster protein — MNIEIKDITIQEVSCSNCQACCCRLEVMIISDTGVPKKHIAFDKWGGETMLRLNDGWCSALDRETMMCTIYENRPWICREFEMGSYECVTQRAEVS; from the coding sequence ATGAATATTGAAATAAAAGATATCACCATTCAAGAGGTCAGTTGCTCAAACTGCCAAGCTTGTTGTTGCCGATTAGAAGTGATGATCATTTCAGACACTGGAGTGCCAAAAAAACATATCGCTTTCGATAAGTGGGGTGGCGAAACCATGTTGCGCTTAAATGATGGCTGGTGCTCAGCATTAGATAGAGAAACCATGATGTGCACGATTTATGAAAATCGTCCCTGGATTTGCCGTGAATTTGAGATGGGTTCATATGAGTGTGTCACTCAAAGGGCCGAGGTAAGTTAA
- the miaB gene encoding tRNA (N6-isopentenyl adenosine(37)-C2)-methylthiotransferase MiaB → MSKKLHIKTWGCQMNEYDSSKMADLLDEYQGYTLTEDPSEADILLLNTCSIREKAQEKVFHQLGRWKTLKDKNPNLIIGVGGCVASQEGKAIKDRAQCVDIIFGPQTLHRLPDMIDQIQRGEKAVIDISFPEIEKFDRLPEPRADGPTAFVSIMEGCSKYCSFCVVPYTRGEEVSRPVDDVILEIAQLAEQGVREVNLLGQNVNAFRGATHDDQICTFAELLRLVASIDGIDRVRFTTSHPIEFTQDIIDVYQDTPELVSFLHLPVQSGSDRILTQMKRGHMAIEYKSIIRRLRKARPDIHISSDFIIGFPGETEQDFEDTMKLIEDVSFDHSFSFIYSARPGTPAADLPDNVSDEEKKQRLAILQDRITQQAMRYSRQMLGTVQRVLVEGPSVKNPMELRGRTENNRVVNFEAPHSSIGGFVDVEIVDVYTNSLRGKFVRGEAEMDLRRNLRPAEILAKHKLDDEIGVTQFKP, encoded by the coding sequence ATGAGTAAAAAACTTCATATTAAAACCTGGGGCTGTCAAATGAATGAGTATGACTCATCTAAGATGGCCGATTTATTAGACGAATATCAAGGCTATACCTTGACCGAAGATCCAAGTGAAGCAGATATATTACTGCTTAATACTTGTTCTATTCGCGAAAAAGCGCAGGAGAAGGTTTTCCATCAATTAGGCAGATGGAAAACCTTGAAAGATAAAAACCCGAATTTAATTATCGGCGTGGGCGGCTGCGTAGCTTCCCAAGAAGGTAAAGCCATTAAAGATCGCGCTCAATGCGTGGATATTATTTTTGGCCCACAAACCTTACATCGCCTTCCAGACATGATTGATCAAATTCAACGTGGCGAGAAAGCGGTTATCGACATCAGTTTTCCTGAAATTGAAAAATTTGACCGTTTACCCGAGCCTCGCGCTGATGGTCCAACGGCTTTCGTGTCAATTATGGAAGGATGTAGCAAGTATTGTTCATTCTGCGTGGTGCCATACACCCGTGGCGAAGAAGTCAGTCGTCCTGTCGATGATGTCATTCTAGAAATTGCACAATTAGCCGAACAAGGCGTACGTGAAGTTAACCTTTTAGGCCAAAACGTTAACGCGTTTCGTGGTGCAACCCATGACGACCAGATTTGTACTTTTGCTGAGTTACTGCGCTTAGTCGCCAGTATTGATGGTATTGACCGTGTCCGCTTTACCACCAGCCATCCTATTGAGTTCACCCAAGATATTATTGATGTTTATCAAGATACGCCTGAATTAGTTAGCTTTCTTCATTTACCGGTGCAATCAGGATCTGATCGCATCTTAACTCAAATGAAGCGCGGTCACATGGCAATCGAATATAAGTCTATTATTCGTCGCTTACGTAAAGCCCGCCCTGATATTCATATCAGCTCAGACTTTATTATTGGCTTCCCAGGTGAGACAGAACAAGACTTTGAAGACACGATGAAGTTAATTGAAGATGTGAGTTTCGATCACAGCTTCAGTTTTATTTACAGTGCTCGTCCAGGTACACCTGCAGCAGATTTGCCAGATAACGTATCAGATGAAGAGAAAAAACAGCGCCTAGCTATTTTACAAGACCGTATTACCCAGCAAGCCATGCGCTATAGCCGTCAAATGTTAGGCACAGTGCAACGGGTATTAGTCGAAGGCCCGTCGGTTAAAAATCCAATGGAATTACGTGGTCGTACTGAAAACAATCGCGTGGTTAACTTTGAAGCGCCACATTCAAGCATTGGTGGTTTTGTCGATGTCGAGATTGTTGATGTTTACACTAACTCTTTACGCGGTAAATTTGTTCGCGGTGAAGCTGAAATGGACTTACGCAGAAACCTACGCCCAGCTGAAATTTTAGCTAAGCATAAGCTAGATGACGAAATAGGTGTGACCCAATTTAAACCTTAA
- a CDS encoding type II secretion system protein encodes MTGAPPSLKQGFTLIELVVVILILAILAVVALPKFINLGSDARASTLSGLSSAVKTANTLVYAKSKLPSLQVQPVSGRADLIDIDLEGDGIFETRLKWGYLDNTDIEKWISLDSHFSIQYQGIANTYIGYDIDKNGQVINDNCYFRYTQAANADTPPLYSVQLSGC; translated from the coding sequence GTGACAGGAGCGCCCCCATCACTTAAACAGGGCTTTACTTTAATTGAGTTGGTAGTGGTGATTTTAATTTTAGCTATTTTAGCCGTTGTCGCATTACCAAAATTTATTAATTTAGGATCAGATGCCCGAGCCAGTACCTTATCGGGCTTATCCTCAGCGGTGAAAACCGCCAACACTCTTGTGTATGCTAAATCGAAACTTCCTAGCCTACAAGTGCAGCCTGTCAGCGGTCGAGCTGATTTAATCGATATAGATTTAGAGGGTGACGGTATTTTTGAAACCCGCTTAAAATGGGGCTATTTGGATAATACTGACATTGAGAAATGGATCAGCCTTGATAGTCACTTTAGCATTCAATACCAGGGCATAGCCAACACCTATATAGGTTATGACATAGATAAAAATGGTCAAGTCATTAATGATAACTGTTACTTCCGCTATACTCAGGCCGCCAATGCTGATACTCCCCCTTTATATTCTGTACAATTAAGCGGCTGCTAA
- a CDS encoding FAD-dependent monooxygenase, with translation MSQNQSTSEPISAAEHSDNQSHTRHFDVVINGGGMVGAAVAVGLGQLGLSVAVIEARAPQAFDVSQPLDVRVSAISVASAQLLSRLGVMENLLTLRHVPYTGLETWEMEGCITQFSAEQVAEPLLGYFFENRLIQLGLWQQIETLTNVELFCPAKVDKFERIKPLGKGESLDVAQDAITIELDNGSILSTHLLVGADGANSQVRQWAGIGLTGWDYSQSAMLINIETQTPQQFVTWQQFTPQGPRSLLPLPGNNASLVWYDSPARIKQLMQLNDAQLAEQIRENFPSRLDPHFTVKAKGSFPLTRRHAQRYFESNLVILGDAAHTINPLAGQGVNIGFKDVDILITQVASAIGNGDVWWHDCVLKRYQQARYVDNQLMMTAMDAFYAGFSNDILPLKILRNGMLKLANIDGPIKQKVLKYALGL, from the coding sequence ATGTCGCAGAATCAATCCACATCAGAGCCTATTAGTGCAGCTGAGCATTCTGACAATCAGTCACACACTCGCCATTTTGATGTTGTTATTAATGGCGGCGGCATGGTGGGAGCTGCGGTTGCTGTTGGGCTTGGGCAGCTTGGATTATCGGTTGCTGTGATTGAAGCTCGGGCTCCACAAGCCTTTGATGTTAGCCAGCCTTTAGATGTTCGCGTATCGGCTATAAGTGTTGCATCAGCGCAGTTGCTGTCGCGCCTAGGGGTTATGGAGAATTTACTGACTTTACGCCATGTACCTTATACTGGGCTTGAAACATGGGAAATGGAAGGCTGTATCACCCAGTTTAGCGCTGAGCAAGTGGCTGAGCCATTGTTAGGTTACTTCTTTGAAAATCGATTAATTCAACTGGGTTTGTGGCAACAGATTGAAACTTTAACCAATGTTGAGCTTTTTTGCCCCGCTAAAGTGGATAAATTTGAACGCATAAAGCCGTTGGGTAAGGGGGAGTCGTTAGATGTTGCCCAAGATGCGATAACGATAGAACTTGATAATGGCAGCATATTGTCGACTCATCTTTTAGTCGGTGCTGATGGGGCTAACTCGCAAGTAAGGCAATGGGCCGGTATAGGCCTTACCGGTTGGGATTACTCGCAATCGGCTATGCTAATCAATATTGAAACTCAAACCCCGCAGCAGTTTGTGACATGGCAACAGTTTACGCCCCAAGGTCCACGAAGTTTATTGCCTTTACCGGGCAATAATGCGTCATTAGTCTGGTATGACTCGCCAGCACGCATAAAACAATTAATGCAGCTTAATGACGCCCAGCTAGCTGAGCAGATCAGAGAAAATTTTCCGTCGCGTCTAGACCCTCACTTTACTGTAAAAGCTAAAGGTAGTTTTCCGTTAACACGTCGTCATGCACAACGGTATTTTGAGTCTAACTTAGTGATACTGGGCGATGCTGCTCATACCATTAATCCCTTAGCGGGGCAGGGTGTCAATATCGGATTTAAAGACGTCGACATATTAATCACACAGGTAGCCAGTGCGATTGGTAATGGTGACGTGTGGTGGCATGACTGCGTGTTAAAACGTTATCAACAAGCCCGATATGTCGATAACCAGTTGATGATGACCGCAATGGATGCCTTTTATGCAGGATTTAGTAATGATATTTTACCCCTGAAAATCCTGCGAAATGGCATGTTGAAACTGGCTAATATCGACGGGCCTATTAAACAAAAGGTGCTCAAATATGCACTTGGCTTATAG
- the pth gene encoding aminoacyl-tRNA hydrolase produces the protein MSHIKLIVGLANPGAEYAQTRHNAGAWYVEELARIFNVPLVPESKYFGFSARVTINHRDVRLLIPTTFMNLSGKSVAALANFFRILPEEILVAHDELDMPPGVAKFKLGGGHGGHNGLKDIISSLANDKGFYRLRIGIGHPGDKNKVSGYVLGKAPATEQELIVAAIDEAVRATDILYKEDMVKAMNRLHSFKAE, from the coding sequence ATGAGCCACATTAAACTGATAGTAGGGTTAGCTAACCCTGGTGCTGAGTATGCGCAAACTCGCCACAACGCTGGTGCCTGGTATGTCGAAGAGCTTGCACGCATTTTTAATGTGCCACTGGTACCAGAGAGTAAATATTTTGGATTCTCAGCTAGAGTGACTATCAATCACCGTGATGTGCGTTTATTAATTCCAACGACTTTTATGAATCTAAGTGGTAAATCTGTTGCTGCTTTAGCGAATTTTTTTCGTATTTTGCCTGAAGAGATTTTAGTTGCCCACGATGAGCTAGACATGCCACCCGGTGTTGCTAAATTTAAATTAGGCGGCGGACACGGTGGTCATAATGGTTTAAAGGACATTATTTCAAGTCTGGCTAACGATAAGGGTTTTTATCGTTTACGGATTGGTATCGGCCATCCTGGTGATAAAAATAAAGTCAGCGGTTATGTATTAGGCAAAGCCCCTGCAACCGAACAAGAATTGATTGTTGCGGCTATTGATGAAGCCGTACGCGCGACAGATATTTTATACAAAGAAGATATGGTGAAAGCCATGAACAGACTACATTCGTTTAAAGCTGAATAG
- a CDS encoding DUF6482 family protein, protein MQLSEIKNAIKLQPLQPTIISYADSNHYLLGVKDSSGNFRSARSKDGKWLSLNSIKEAEELLKLQGIRYAIIEIQTAYDEMIGNSSSSNCQYRVDF, encoded by the coding sequence ATGCAACTTTCAGAAATAAAAAATGCTATCAAACTACAACCATTACAACCAACCATCATCAGCTATGCTGACTCTAACCATTATCTGTTAGGTGTTAAAGATAGCAGTGGCAACTTTCGCAGTGCACGCAGTAAAGATGGAAAATGGCTAAGCCTTAATTCAATTAAAGAAGCAGAAGAACTGCTGAAACTGCAAGGGATCCGTTACGCCATCATAGAAATCCAAACCGCATATGATGAAATGATCGGCAATAGTAGCTCCAGTAACTGTCAATATAGGGTTGATTTTTAA
- a CDS encoding zinc ribbon-containing protein: MSGRSTALLALYQALIDQVKQQFEQDNSLTAKSLFTSITKGKNYLQLKSTADEQELALVEEFLKRDIASFLKGENADDISYSPTAIAFENTLWQWLSSITDRSQVQWHELQQDFKHHGCYKSGEIINQGVLTCDNCNHQMTIDFPGVIPDCPNCDHDTFSREPLSP; encoded by the coding sequence ATGAGTGGAAGAAGTACAGCATTATTGGCCTTATATCAGGCATTAATTGACCAAGTGAAACAGCAGTTTGAGCAAGATAACTCATTGACTGCTAAAAGTTTGTTTACATCTATTACTAAAGGGAAAAACTATTTACAGCTCAAATCTACAGCCGATGAACAAGAGCTGGCTTTAGTAGAAGAATTTTTAAAGCGTGATATTGCCAGCTTTTTAAAAGGGGAAAATGCCGACGATATTAGTTATAGCCCAACAGCAATTGCATTTGAAAATACTTTATGGCAATGGTTAAGTAGCATAACTGACAGAAGCCAGGTGCAATGGCACGAATTACAGCAAGATTTTAAGCACCATGGTTGCTATAAATCTGGAGAAATTATTAATCAAGGCGTATTGACCTGTGACAACTGCAACCATCAAATGACAATCGACTTTCCTGGCGTGATACCAGATTGCCCTAACTGTGACCACGATACGTTCTCTCGAGAACCCTTGTCGCCTTAA